The sequence below is a genomic window from Lolium perenne isolate Kyuss_39 chromosome 4, Kyuss_2.0, whole genome shotgun sequence.
GGGATAATACTACTAGTGTCAAACGAAAAGAAGGATCAGATGTTTCCGGGGAACAATCTTCTTTCCAGAAGAATACGAATGAGTTGGGACGTGGCGACCGGCCGAGGCGCCCTATGCCTTCACAGGCCCGGCTCCTCTTTATGGGCTAGTCGGCAGCTACCTGCACTGCCCGGCACGTCGCGCATACTGACGCGGCGCTTTCTGAGTTAGTCGGCAGTCACCTGCCCATCCACTCATGAGAGCACACGTGGTGCTTTGTCCACCCTCGAACGGCCCATAAATAGTGCCTCGTGCTGCACTTACTTTGCACAACCCACCTGCTCCACACAGCCAAGGCAAGTAAACAGCAGAGCTATTAGATTTCCTGAGTGTAGTGACAAGTTCAGCGCAAGATGGAGCACCAGGGGCACGGCGCCGGCGAGAAGAAGGGCATCATGGAGAACATCAAGGCGAAGCTCCCTGGTGGCCACAGTGATCACCACCAGACCGGTGGCAACTACGGGCAGCAGGAACACACCGGCACGGCGACGCATGGAGCCCCGGCCACCAGCGGCACGTACGGGCAGCAGGGACACACCGGGATGACCGGCACGGGGACCCACGGCGTCGGGGAGAAGAAGGGCGTCATGGAGAACATCAAGGAGAAGCTCCCCGGTGGCCACGGTGACCACGACCACACCGGTGGAACCTACGGGCAGCAGGGACACACCGGCACGGCGACGCATGGCACCCCGGCTACCAGCGACACCTATGGGCAGCAAGGACACACCGGAGTGACCGGCACGGGGACGTACAGCACCGGCGAGAAGCAGGGTGTCATGGAGAACATCAAGGAGAAGCTCCCCGGTGGCCATGCTGACCACGAGCACACCGCTGGCACCTACGGGCAGCAGGGACACACGGGCACGGGGACGCATGGCACCCCGGCCACCGGCGACACCTATGGGCAGCAGGGACACACCGGAGTGACCGGCACGGGGACGCACGGCACTAGTGAGAAGAAGGGCGTCATGGAGAACGTCATGGAGAAGCTCCCCGGTGGCCACACTGACCACCAGCAGACCACTGGAATCACCGGCACGGAGACACATGGCACCACCGCCACGGGCGGCACCTACGGGCAGCAGGGACACTCTGGAACGACCGGCACCGGGACACACGACACTGACGGCACCGGTGGGAAGAAGAGCATcatggacaagatcaaggacaagctgCCTGGACAGCACTAAGCCCGGTCTGCCCGCGCCCGCTACCTTTGCAGAATAATAAGATGTCGAACTTCCACAGTATATCTATATATGGCATCACTTGGTCGTTGGAGGAGCGAATTCGTCTAAGTTTCAAGCTTTCACGGACAACAGTGTGTCAAGAATTTTCGTTTGTTTACAGTTTGCAGACTTTGATGTGCAAATTTCCTTATGGTTCAACCCGAGTATATCTATATATGGCATCTAATAGTTATATACAAGCGAAATGTTATGTAACCTGTGTTGTTTTAGCAATCCATTATTTTTATATTAACTTTGGAAGTGAATCAAGTAGACTTGGCTGTTTGGTTCAGGGGTATCCTTTATTGGCTGAGGGTATCCCAACCACCTGGTTAGAGATAGCCAATTTTCTTATTTGGTTGAGTGTGAGGGATGAGCTAATTTTTTGTTTGGTTGAAAGGATGAAATATAGTTGGGGATTTGCTAGTACCGTGCAAAATCCACAACTTGTAATTTTGCTCGTTTAAGCGGTAGCTGATCTGCTAGTACTCGTCGCCAATCCCAGGCCACTGCCCCGTCGAGCTCCCAGTCCATCGCCCGTTGACCCCTCCCTAGCAATCTCCCCCGTCGCCCAACCCATCCTAGGCCATCGCTCCCGTCGCCCCTCCCTGGCCATCTCCCCCGTCGCCCAACCCGTCATAGGCCATCGCTCCCGTCGCCCCTCCATGGCCATCCCCGCCGCCCATCCATACCAGGCCACCTCCCGCCTCAACGCCGACTGGGACAGAGAGGATGGCGAGGAGGGAGAAGCCTGCTACCAACCAAGCAAAATAGGCGAGAGGGAGGGAGGTACCTACCGGCATCGTGCGTCTTTAGTATGGTCTTCCGGCACCGCAGGTACCATCTCGCCGTTCTCCCAAATACGCCCGAGTCAGAGAGACGATCTAGAAGGGAGCAGCCCCTCCGCCGACCGAGATAGAGAGAGAAAAGCCCTGTGAACCGCCGACATTGTCTGGAGTCGATCCAGCGTCTTCCAAGGTCGAGTCGCCGCGCTTGTGTCAATCAATTTGGCGGAGCCGCCTCCTTCACACGAGTTTCAGGTAATTCTACGCGCGAGCCAAAAGTGGTTGACGTCGTCCGCCACTTTTGGCCAGATGAGCTCAACCACCGTTTTGGGTGCATATTCTCAGAATCTGGTTATCCCTATCCCCTCTCACCCTCTAAACCAAACAGATGACAACCACTTTTTCAGTGGCTACTCCTAGCCACTTGACGATATCCCCTGAACCAAACAGCCCCTTAGTCATTATTTGCATTAAAGGAAAATAGTTTGTTTCATAAAAGCCACAATATATGATTAACAAAATTTGTATCAATTGGCAGGTCCAGTTCCTAGGTGCCACCCCAGATTCACCGCCTCCAAGATCTGGAACGCTCATGCTGAGCCAAAATGCAAGATCTTCTCTTGGCTCGCGCTCCACGGGGAGCTCCTGACGGCTGACATGCTTGCCATTACCCCACGATCCAAATTACCCCCTATGCCTCCGTGCCCCAGAGACGGCAGACCACCTTTGCAAAGACTGCCCTTTCACCTCCGCGATCTGGAATCATGTCCAAGCATAGGACAACAAGGCAGCTAGTGCCCCGGGACATAGCTTCCCTACCATCTCCGAGTGGTGGGACGATCTCATCACTGGAAAGCCGATAAAAGAGCAACGATGCACAAATGGTTGCCTCCTGTACGTTCTTTGGAACGCTTGGAAAGAACGAAACCGTAGAATCCTCACTGGATGGCGTCTTACCTACCTTGACGTGCTGTCATCGCTAGAGAGGACATTCTCCAAAGAGAACGCGATTTCGCTGGTTTTGCTCCTGCAATCCCGGCTAAACCGGATTAGGTTTCCTTTGCTTTTTGTTTATTTGGCGTACTTTCTGGCATGTTTCCACCTTAATTTAAACATGCCACTCTTGTACAGTGTTCGTTGTTTTCCCTCTTCTATATGAAAAGGCAGTGCTCCTGCCAGTTGCTCAAAATTTCTTTTGTATCAATGCCAAAGTACAAAGAATGAAAACATGTGTTTGGATAACCATACCATATATATACAACATATTTTAATAATGTACAGTAGTATACCATGTCAGTCTCCCTATTCCGCATATATATTTATAACGataagataaaacttgtactttgGATGTAAATCCTGGTTGTGAAATGTGGAAAAAAGATAAGATAAAGTCAATTCGCCTCCCTACACAACCGGATTCCCTCCGTATGAGCAGGCCCGCTCGGCAATGACCAAATTCCGCTGGGAAACGATATGCCGTCCGTCGGCAAGCATCGGGCCGGAACGACAAAATCTCCCTCCGTCGCGTCCATGGCGAGGAACATGTCCGGACCGAAGGAATCTGTGCGTGAAGACAAGGACGCGAAGCAGTAGCCACCCCCTGTCGCCGGGGCGTGGTACTGCTCCTTTTTTGTCCCCCGGCCGAATGGTGCCGGGACGACGAGGGCCCGATTGCCGTAGCAACTGCTGATGGGGAAGGCGGCTGCAACAGGTGATCCAGACAACACGAGGGTCCATGCCACCATCATCTGGGT
It includes:
- the LOC139830099 gene encoding cold-shock protein CS120-like isoform X2 — protein: MEHQGHGAGEKKGIMENIKAKLPGGHSDHHQTGGNYGQQEHTGTATHGAPATSGTYGQQGHTGMTGTGTHGVGEKKGVMENIKEKLPGGHGDHDHTGGTYGQQGHTGTATHGTPATSDTYGQQGHTGVTGTGTYSTGEKQGVMENIKEKLPGGHAADHQQTTGITGTETHGTTATGGTYGQQGHSGTTGTGTHDTDGTGGKKSIMDKIKDKLPGQH
- the LOC139830099 gene encoding cold-shock protein CS120-like isoform X1, producing the protein MEHQGHGAGEKKGIMENIKAKLPGGHSDHHQTGGNYGQQEHTGTATHGAPATSGTYGQQGHTGMTGTGTHGVGEKKGVMENIKEKLPGGHGDHDHTGGTYGQQGHTGTATHGTPATSDTYGQQGHTGVTGTGTYSTGEKQGVMENIKEKLPGGHADHEHTAGTYGQQGHTGTGTHGTPATGDTYGQQGHTGVTGTGTHGTSEKKGVMENVMEKLPGGHTDHQQTTGITGTETHGTTATGGTYGQQGHSGTTGTGTHDTDGTGGKKSIMDKIKDKLPGQH